A DNA window from Camelina sativa cultivar DH55 chromosome 17, Cs, whole genome shotgun sequence contains the following coding sequences:
- the LOC104756675 gene encoding MLP-like protein 31: MAQATRQSSLEGELEVDVEIKASAKKFHQMLAGTPQDLAKATPDNIQGCAVREGEFGKVGSIIFWNYAIDGQPKVAKERIEAVDQEKNLLVLRVIDGDMIKGFKRLLITVQATPNIRGHGSVVKCHLGYERIDEKVAHPEDLLTLFVKGAKDIDKMLFSQV; this comes from the exons TCAGTCTTCTCTCGAAGGGGAGCTTGAGGTAGATGTTGAGATCAAAGCTTCGGCAAAGAAGTTCCACCAAATGCTCGCTGGAACACCACAAGATCTTGCAAAAGCAACTCCTGACAACATCCAGGGATGTGCTGTGCGTGAGGGAGAGTTTGGCAAAGTTGGCAGTATCATTTTCTGGAACTATGCTATTG ATGGGCAGCCAAAGGTGGCGAAGGAGAGGATCGAGGCAGTGGATCAAGAGAAGAATCTGTTAGTGCTCAGGGTAATAGATGGAGATATGATTAAAGGATTCAAGAGATTGTTGATCACTGTCCAGGCAACCCCAAATATAAGAGGACATGGAAGTGTGGTTAAGTGTCACTTAGGCTATGAGAGGATTGACGAGAAGGTGGCTCATCCGGAGGATCTGCTCACACTGTTTGTCAAGGGAGCCAAAGACATTGACAAAATGCTTTTTTCCCAAGTCTAG
- the LOC104756678 gene encoding protein C2-DOMAIN ABA-RELATED 8 isoform X2, protein MENLIGLLRIRLRRGINLVSRDSNTSDPFVVITMGSQKLKTRGVENSCNPEWNDELTLGINDPNQHVNLEVYDKDTFTSHDTMGDAEIDIKPFFEAQGTDVQDVSDGTEIRRVNPSGDNCLAEESRIIISNGKIVQDMILKLRNVESGAVDIQIEWINVPC, encoded by the exons ATGGAAAATCTGATTGGACTTCTTAGAATCAGACTGAGAAGAGGGATTAATCTTGTTAGTCGTGACTCTAATACTAGCGACCCTTTCGTCGTCATAACCATGGGTTCTCAG AAACTGAAGACTCGTGGTGTGGAAAATAGCTGCAACCCTGAGTGGAACGATGAATTGACGCTTGGAATCAATGATCCTAATCAACATGTGAATCTC GAAGTGTATGATAAGGATACGTTCACCTCGCATGACACGATGGGAGATGCGGAGATAGACATCAAGCCTTTTTTTGAGGCTCAAGGAACTGATGTTCAAGACGTCTCTGATGGAACCGAGATCCGTAGAGTGAATCCGAGTGGAGACAACTGCTTGGCTGAAGAGAGCAGAATCATCATCAGTAATGGAAAGATTGTACAAGATATGATTCTCAAGCTGAGAAATGTAGAAAGCGGCGCGGTTGATATTCAAATCGAGTGGATTAATGTTCCTTGTTGA
- the LOC104756678 gene encoding protein C2-DOMAIN ABA-RELATED 8 isoform X1, producing the protein MENLIGLLRIRLRRGINLVSRDSNTSDPFVVITMGSQKLKTRGVENSCNPEWNDELTLGINDPNQHVNLEVYDKDTFTSHDTMGDAEIDIKPFFEAQGTDVQDVSDGTEIRRVNPSGDNCLAEESRIIISNGKIVQDMILKLRNVESGAVDIQIEWINVPC; encoded by the exons ATGGAAAATCTGATTGGACTTCTTAGAATCAGACTGAGAAGAGGGATTAATCTTGTTAGTCGTGACTCTAATACTAGCGACCCTTTCGTCGTCATAACCATGGGTTCTCAG AAACTGAAGACTCGTG GTGTGGAAAATAGCTGCAACCCTGAGTGGAACGATGAATTGACGCTTGGAATCAATGATCCTAATCAACATGTGAATCTC GAAGTGTATGATAAGGATACGTTCACCTCGCATGACACGATGGGAGATGCGGAGATAGACATCAAGCCTTTTTTTGAGGCTCAAGGAACTGATGTTCAAGACGTCTCTGATGGAACCGAGATCCGTAGAGTGAATCCGAGTGGAGACAACTGCTTGGCTGAAGAGAGCAGAATCATCATCAGTAATGGAAAGATTGTACAAGATATGATTCTCAAGCTGAGAAATGTAGAAAGCGGCGCGGTTGATATTCAAATCGAGTGGATTAATGTTCCTTGTTGA